A section of the Pseudanabaena mucicola str. Chao 1806 genome encodes:
- the sugE gene encoding quaternary ammonium compound efflux SMR transporter SugE encodes MDWINLIVAGLLEVVWASSLRYTNGFTKPIPSLITVATLAASFILLAQALKTLPIGTGYAVWTGIGVVGTAIVGSVFLGEPRDLMRFICISLIIGGIVGLRFTSAK; translated from the coding sequence ATGGATTGGATTAATTTAATTGTTGCGGGACTATTGGAAGTTGTTTGGGCGAGTAGTTTGAGATATACCAATGGCTTTACGAAGCCTATTCCTAGTCTGATTACGGTTGCTACACTTGCAGCCAGTTTTATCCTTCTTGCCCAAGCCTTAAAAACTTTACCCATTGGCACTGGCTACGCTGTATGGACAGGTATTGGTGTTGTCGGAACAGCGATCGTTGGTTCTGTATTTTTAGGAGAGCCACGTGACTTAATGCGATTTATCTGTATTAGCTTAATTATTGGTGGAATAGTTGGTTTGCGGTTTACAAGCGCAAAATGA
- a CDS encoding heavy metal translocating P-type ATPase → MKCAGCVAVVEKRLLGSEGVKAASVNLLTEKATVVYSGEATPQDFAPQLIDAIAKAGFSAEFIDQSDRQSRRKSINATVPQSLWLGISREVAIPALLVILAIVGHLGLIGMVDLPLLGNMYAHWLVATVALGWVGRPIWWDGLKSLWYRAPNMNSLVGLGTISAYLASTIALYVPQLGWQCFFEEPVMLLGFVLLGQGLLERAKGKASKAIHALMELQPANARLLVNSKDGEIMVSIAVEDLQVGDRIMVWAGEKIPVDGEIIAGSSSVDESMLTGESMPVAKQVGARVAGATLNLTGAITVQVLQTGSDTTLAKIVSLVESAQASKAPIQYLADRVAGYFAYSVMAISALTFLIWYGLLHAEIVFSLRLAIAVLVVACPCALGLATPTAIMVGTGMGAEKGILIKGGASLEKIDQLSAVVFDKTGTLTTGKPEVTDVITNDLIVFGHRMIDQTTFKSLTDREVPTSALRALQLAASAEVGANHVLGAATIIKAQELNIELLPTQSSQIVAGCGVEALLATGETVLVGNAAWLGDRQVTICSEIEERSQQLAQLGKTPIFVAVDHQLLGIIAIRDRLKPEAPEVVRQIEVMGLQVWMLTGDRQETAIAIANQLGIPAERVIAEVKPDGKAEAILQLLATGQRVAMVGDGVNDAPALASATVGIALSSGTDVAMETADIVLMRHGLSDVVPAIELSRATFNKIRQNLFWAFAYNTLAIPVAAGLLYPSFGISLNPTIAGLAMALSSVSVVMSSLSLRARN, encoded by the coding sequence ATGAAATGCGCGGGTTGTGTGGCAGTTGTAGAAAAGCGTTTACTTGGCAGTGAAGGAGTTAAGGCTGCAAGTGTCAATTTATTAACTGAGAAAGCAACTGTCGTTTATAGCGGTGAAGCGACACCACAGGATTTTGCCCCGCAGTTAATTGACGCGATCGCGAAGGCAGGCTTTTCGGCAGAGTTTATTGATCAAAGTGATCGCCAATCAAGGCGCAAATCCATCAATGCAACCGTCCCGCAATCGCTCTGGCTTGGCATTAGTCGAGAGGTAGCCATTCCTGCGTTGTTAGTGATTTTAGCGATCGTCGGACATTTAGGCTTAATTGGAATGGTGGATCTGCCACTCCTAGGCAATATGTATGCTCATTGGTTAGTCGCGACTGTGGCACTCGGCTGGGTTGGTCGCCCAATCTGGTGGGATGGTTTGAAATCATTGTGGTATCGAGCTCCAAATATGAACTCCTTGGTGGGACTGGGAACGATTTCCGCCTATTTAGCAAGCACGATCGCTTTGTATGTACCGCAGCTAGGTTGGCAATGTTTCTTTGAAGAACCTGTGATGCTGTTAGGATTCGTGCTATTAGGACAGGGTTTATTAGAACGGGCGAAGGGCAAAGCCTCCAAGGCGATTCATGCATTAATGGAATTACAGCCTGCTAATGCCAGACTATTAGTCAACTCTAAAGATGGTGAGATAATGGTTTCAATCGCTGTGGAAGATTTACAAGTTGGCGATCGCATCATGGTTTGGGCTGGCGAAAAAATCCCTGTCGATGGTGAAATTATTGCGGGTAGTTCCAGTGTTGATGAGTCAATGCTCACAGGAGAATCGATGCCTGTCGCAAAACAAGTCGGCGCAAGAGTCGCAGGGGCAACCCTGAATTTGACGGGAGCGATTACCGTCCAAGTTTTACAAACTGGTTCTGACACGACCTTAGCAAAGATTGTGTCCTTGGTGGAGTCAGCACAGGCAAGTAAAGCTCCGATTCAATACTTAGCTGATCGCGTAGCAGGTTATTTTGCTTACTCAGTGATGGCAATCTCAGCATTAACCTTTCTCATTTGGTATGGACTGCTCCATGCGGAAATCGTGTTTAGTTTGCGCTTAGCGATCGCCGTTTTGGTAGTTGCTTGCCCCTGTGCCTTGGGCTTAGCCACACCGACAGCAATTATGGTCGGTACGGGCATGGGCGCAGAAAAAGGAATTTTAATCAAAGGTGGGGCAAGTCTAGAGAAGATTGATCAATTGTCCGCCGTTGTCTTTGATAAAACAGGGACTTTGACAACTGGTAAACCTGAAGTTACAGATGTGATCACCAATGACTTAATTGTGTTTGGGCACAGAATGATCGATCAAACTACTTTCAAAAGTCTGACTGATCGGGAAGTACCGACATCGGCTCTCAGGGCTTTGCAATTAGCGGCTAGTGCTGAGGTTGGTGCTAACCATGTTCTCGGGGCAGCAACGATCATCAAAGCCCAAGAGCTAAACATTGAGCTACTACCAACCCAATCTTCGCAAATTGTTGCTGGTTGTGGTGTGGAAGCCTTACTTGCAACTGGTGAAACAGTTTTAGTGGGTAATGCTGCATGGTTAGGTGATCGCCAAGTGACAATTTGCAGTGAAATTGAAGAGCGATCACAACAGTTAGCCCAGTTAGGTAAAACACCGATTTTCGTAGCAGTTGATCACCAACTATTGGGGATAATTGCTATTCGTGATCGTCTTAAACCAGAAGCTCCTGAAGTTGTCCGCCAAATTGAAGTGATGGGCTTACAGGTTTGGATGCTCACAGGTGATCGTCAGGAAACGGCGATCGCGATCGCTAATCAGCTAGGAATTCCTGCTGAAAGGGTGATCGCGGAAGTGAAACCCGATGGTAAAGCTGAGGCAATTCTTCAATTACTCGCCACAGGTCAGCGTGTAGCAATGGTCGGTGATGGGGTTAATGATGCCCCTGCCCTCGCCAGTGCCACTGTTGGTATTGCTCTTAGTTCAGGAACCGATGTGGCAATGGAAACTGCGGATATTGTGTTGATGCGTCATGGACTGAGTGATGTTGTGCCTGCGATCGAACTCAGTCGCGCTACCTTCAACAAAATCCGTCAAAATCTATTTTGGGCTTTTGCCTATAACACCTTGGCAATTCCTGTTGCCGCAGGGCTTCTTTATCCCAGTTTTGGCATCTCTCTCAACCCTACAATTGCAGGTTTAGCAATGGCATTGAGTTCTGTAAGCGTCGTGATGAGTTCATTATCATTGAGAGCTAGAAATTAG
- a CDS encoding MBL fold metallo-hydrolase produces MPISDSEFSIHFWGVRGSIATPGSSTVRYGGNTSCVEMRCQGQRLIFDGGTGIRVLGQYLLKQMPIEASIFFTHSHWDHIQGFPFFTPAFIKGNLFKIYGKIAPTGQTIQDRLEEQMHHPNFPVPLRVMGSCLKFFDVEVPSIIEIGNGVTVESGILNHPGEATGYRVSVGDRSAVYATDTEHFHDHIDQNLVHLARNADVLIMDATYSDEEYWSVTNPKTGWGHSTWQEAIKVAEAANVKTLVIFHHDPLRSDDQLDEFEGLAKERFVGAVMAREGMCISIPIRTDAKPLVKV; encoded by the coding sequence ATGCCCATTTCTGACAGCGAGTTTTCTATTCATTTTTGGGGTGTACGTGGGAGCATCGCGACCCCTGGCTCAAGTACTGTGCGCTACGGTGGAAATACATCCTGTGTAGAAATGCGTTGCCAAGGTCAAAGACTAATTTTTGATGGTGGAACGGGGATTCGAGTATTAGGTCAGTATTTACTCAAACAGATGCCGATTGAGGCAAGTATTTTCTTTACTCATAGCCATTGGGATCATATCCAAGGTTTTCCTTTTTTTACTCCTGCTTTTATCAAGGGTAATCTTTTTAAAATCTATGGCAAAATTGCTCCTACGGGACAAACCATACAGGATCGTCTAGAGGAACAAATGCACCATCCTAATTTCCCTGTGCCATTGCGAGTTATGGGTTCCTGTCTGAAGTTTTTTGATGTGGAAGTTCCCAGCATCATCGAGATCGGGAATGGCGTAACGGTGGAGTCAGGGATACTCAATCATCCTGGAGAGGCGACAGGATATCGAGTCAGTGTTGGCGATCGCTCAGCAGTTTATGCTACTGATACTGAACATTTTCATGATCATATCGATCAAAATCTTGTTCATCTTGCTCGCAATGCCGATGTTTTGATTATGGATGCCACCTATTCTGATGAGGAATATTGGTCAGTCACTAATCCTAAAACTGGTTGGGGGCATTCGACTTGGCAAGAGGCGATCAAGGTCGCTGAGGCAGCAAATGTCAAAACCCTAGTAATTTTCCATCATGATCCTCTTCGTAGTGATGATCAATTAGATGAGTTTGAAGGCTTAGCGAAAGAAAGATTTGTGGGAGCAGTAATGGCGAGAGAAGGGATGTGTATTTCTATTCCTATTCGTACAGATGCTAAGCCTTTAGTTAAAGTTTAA
- a CDS encoding type III polyketide synthase: MYTVLEAIATANPPYKRTQTEAADFMLQTESLSVAIRKRIPAIYANSGIDYRYSCIPDYGGNLQNFELYPPNWELKPTPTTFSRNQIYAIYAPKLAIQAAEQAIAQAKLTAQEITHLIVVSCTGFSAPGIDMHLIKQLGLPDTIARTMIGFMGCHAAFNGLKAAHAICQSDRQAKVLLVCVELCSLHFQVADTLENTIINAIFADGAAAAILASHPFAEAEGKLAYTDGCSLLIENTEELMNWTIGDTGFLMGLSPKVPEVVAAYLPNYLQTFLNKHDLTQKNLDFWAIHPGGRKIIEQIQSIFALSDRMVADSYNVLRQYGNMSSPTVLFILKEILAKHQAGIRDRSNSPFHHGIALAFGPGLSIEGCLFQSIG; the protein is encoded by the coding sequence ATGTATACAGTTTTAGAAGCGATCGCAACTGCCAACCCACCTTATAAACGCACCCAGACTGAAGCCGCCGACTTTATGTTACAAACCGAAAGTTTATCGGTGGCAATTAGAAAAAGAATTCCTGCGATTTATGCAAATTCTGGTATTGACTATCGCTACAGCTGCATTCCTGATTATGGTGGCAATCTTCAGAATTTTGAACTCTATCCCCCTAATTGGGAACTCAAACCTACACCAACTACCTTTAGCCGTAATCAAATATATGCAATCTATGCACCAAAACTAGCTATACAGGCAGCCGAACAAGCGATCGCGCAGGCAAAACTTACGGCTCAAGAGATTACGCATCTGATCGTCGTCAGTTGCACAGGTTTTTCGGCTCCAGGGATAGATATGCACTTAATTAAGCAATTGGGGTTGCCCGATACGATCGCTCGCACGATGATTGGATTTATGGGCTGCCATGCCGCCTTTAATGGATTAAAAGCTGCCCATGCTATTTGCCAAAGCGATCGCCAAGCTAAAGTCCTATTAGTTTGCGTTGAGTTATGTTCCTTGCATTTCCAAGTTGCCGATACCCTCGAAAATACAATTATCAATGCCATTTTTGCCGATGGTGCAGCAGCAGCGATTCTTGCCTCACATCCATTTGCGGAAGCAGAGGGAAAGCTTGCCTATACCGATGGATGTAGTCTCTTGATTGAGAATACAGAGGAGTTAATGAACTGGACAATTGGTGATACGGGTTTTCTAATGGGCTTATCGCCAAAGGTTCCTGAAGTAGTTGCGGCTTATTTGCCTAATTATTTACAAACGTTCTTAAATAAACACGATCTCACGCAAAAAAATCTTGATTTCTGGGCAATTCACCCAGGGGGTAGAAAAATCATTGAGCAAATCCAATCAATTTTTGCTTTAAGCGATCGCATGGTTGCTGATTCCTATAATGTTCTGCGGCAATATGGCAATATGAGTTCGCCAACAGTTCTATTTATTCTCAAAGAGATATTAGCCAAGCATCAAGCAGGAATTAGAGATCGCTCTAACTCTCCTTTTCATCATGGAATTGCCTTAGCCTTTGGACCTGGACTATCTATTGAAGGTTGTTTATTTCAATCCATAGGATAG
- a CDS encoding methyltransferase domain-containing protein: protein MPSFQIRTDQDELMDDFTIQDERLTDALEQLRPINQLLGGYTTTMEIIAPFLRAKSRSHPNQTIRILDLGTGIGDFPEYIVRWAATQSPVINVEVVAIDANPVTVDYARSALQKRLPSNLQSKIKVEVADALALPYDDGEFDIAIAAMFLHHFAHENAVQIVRSMQRVSKQGILINDLHRHPFAYYGIYALTRLLPAVDMVRNDAPLSVLRGFKSPELKSIAESAGLSNFSLKWRYAFRWVLSTIVSV from the coding sequence ATGCCTTCATTTCAAATCCGCACCGATCAAGATGAATTGATGGATGATTTCACAATTCAGGATGAACGCCTGACGGATGCTTTAGAACAACTGCGCCCAATTAATCAACTCTTGGGTGGCTATACAACTACGATGGAAATTATTGCTCCTTTTTTGAGAGCAAAATCGCGATCGCATCCAAATCAAACGATCCGTATTCTGGATTTAGGTACGGGTATTGGCGATTTTCCTGAATATATTGTGCGGTGGGCAGCAACGCAATCCCCTGTGATTAATGTCGAGGTTGTAGCGATCGATGCGAATCCCGTAACGGTGGACTATGCCCGTTCCGCCTTACAAAAGCGTTTACCGTCAAATTTGCAATCAAAAATCAAAGTGGAAGTTGCCGATGCTCTGGCACTTCCCTACGATGATGGTGAGTTTGATATTGCGATCGCTGCCATGTTCTTACATCACTTTGCCCATGAGAATGCTGTGCAAATTGTGCGATCGATGCAACGTGTATCCAAACAGGGAATTCTGATCAATGATTTACATCGCCATCCCTTCGCCTATTACGGCATCTATGCCCTTACAAGGCTGTTGCCTGCGGTAGATATGGTGCGGAATGATGCACCACTTTCTGTCTTGCGCGGATTCAAATCTCCTGAATTAAAAAGCATCGCCGAATCCGCAGGTTTAAGCAATTTTTCTCTCAAGTGGCGCTATGCCTTTCGTTGGGTATTAAGCACAATAGTTTCAGTCTGA
- a CDS encoding type II toxin-antitoxin system Phd/YefM family antitoxin has product MNAVSYVEAQSNLAKMIDQVCDNHDPVVITRHQQPSAVLLSLEDYESLAETAYLLKSRNNAKRIFEAIAELESGGGTVRELIE; this is encoded by the coding sequence ATGAACGCAGTTTCTTATGTTGAGGCACAGAGCAACTTAGCAAAAATGATCGATCAAGTATGTGACAATCATGATCCAGTAGTCATAACACGCCACCAACAACCATCCGCAGTGCTTCTATCACTTGAAGATTATGAATCTCTGGCAGAAACTGCTTACCTTTTAAAAAGTCGTAATAATGCTAAGCGAATTTTTGAGGCGATCGCTGAATTAGAATCTGGCGGTGGTACTGTGCGGGAGCTGATCGAGTGA
- a CDS encoding Txe/YoeB family addiction module toxin — translation MKLIFSERAWEDYLYWQKTDKKILNRINSLIKDIQRDPYSGIGKPEALKHGLSGYWSRRIDDEHRILYKVEDNALLLVQIRYHY, via the coding sequence GTGAAACTTATTTTTTCAGAGCGTGCTTGGGAAGATTATCTTTACTGGCAAAAAACAGACAAAAAAATATTGAATCGAATCAATAGTCTGATTAAAGATATTCAACGAGATCCATACAGTGGTATTGGCAAGCCAGAAGCTTTAAAACATGGATTGTCGGGATATTGGTCTAGGCGTATCGATGATGAGCATAGGATTCTTTACAAGGTTGAAGATAATGCACTTTTATTAGTTCAGATTCGTTATCACTATTAA
- a CDS encoding NAD(P)/FAD-dependent oxidoreductase, with protein MNYDAIAIGAGLSGCSAAIQLAKLGYRVLLLEQSHYPVHKLCGEFLSVEVAAAFENLGILEQVHKVGAHPIHRAYLTTSSGASFRSPLPSTALGLSRYQLDLMLFERAKALNVTCIDNTKVTGVTGNLAEGFQVSTTKGEFSGRLVLGAFGKRSSLDRTLNRKFIAKRSPWIAYKGHFTGIDIGDVIELHSFPNGYCGLSQIETGEINVCWIAHERVMKGPTHRDLGIPESLAKNPVLADRFLQMQRVSPSLQGLSQISFARKENFDHDICMIGDTAGMITPLCGDGMAMALRSAEIAVPFVSQFLEQQINAIAFKQQYAIAWQKEFQMRLQLGRIMHNCFVQPPLANMGVSLCQMVPALGNWIIGATRGKPQQLLKTNSASNALT; from the coding sequence ATGAATTATGACGCGATCGCGATTGGTGCTGGGCTATCAGGCTGTAGTGCTGCCATTCAACTAGCAAAACTTGGTTATCGTGTATTACTGCTAGAGCAAAGCCATTATCCTGTACACAAACTCTGCGGAGAGTTTCTTTCCGTTGAAGTTGCCGCAGCATTTGAGAACTTAGGCATATTGGAACAGGTTCACAAAGTCGGCGCACATCCGATTCATCGTGCATACTTGACTACCTCTAGCGGCGCATCCTTTCGGAGTCCATTGCCTAGCACTGCTCTCGGTCTCAGTCGCTATCAACTAGACCTGATGCTATTTGAACGCGCCAAAGCTTTGAATGTTACTTGTATTGACAATACTAAGGTTACAGGCGTTACAGGAAATCTTGCAGAAGGATTTCAAGTTAGTACTACTAAAGGAGAATTCTCTGGACGATTGGTATTAGGAGCATTTGGGAAAAGATCTTCCCTCGATCGCACACTCAATCGTAAATTTATCGCCAAGCGATCGCCTTGGATTGCCTATAAAGGACATTTCACAGGGATTGATATTGGTGATGTGATCGAGTTGCATAGCTTCCCCAATGGTTATTGTGGGTTGTCACAAATTGAAACTGGGGAAATAAATGTCTGTTGGATTGCCCATGAACGAGTGATGAAAGGACCAACCCATCGAGATTTAGGTATTCCAGAATCTCTAGCGAAAAATCCTGTACTAGCCGATCGCTTTCTTCAGATGCAGCGAGTTTCGCCTTCTCTACAGGGCTTAAGCCAGATTAGCTTTGCGCGTAAGGAAAACTTTGATCATGATATTTGTATGATTGGTGATACGGCGGGCATGATTACGCCACTTTGTGGTGATGGCATGGCAATGGCTCTACGTTCAGCCGAAATAGCAGTTCCCTTTGTGAGTCAATTTCTCGAACAGCAAATTAACGCGATCGCCTTTAAGCAACAATATGCGATCGCATGGCAAAAGGAATTTCAAATGCGCTTGCAACTGGGGCGAATCATGCACAATTGCTTTGTGCAGCCCCCCCTTGCAAATATGGGAGTGAGTCTATGCCAGATGGTTCCCGCATTAGGTAATTGGATTATTGGCGCAACTCGTGGGAAACCGCAGCAATTACTCAAAACTAACTCTGCGAGTAATGCGCTCACCTAA
- a CDS encoding MFS transporter, whose product MSITSPSNQASNQIRWLQVWSLASVQGAISLTWIVYRVYLPKFIEQVFAYPPNQAQQFAELLLVIETAIAVIVEPLFGGLSDRWQRWYSSRMPLIVAGVIASTALFIALPAFVVFGGSNEIVRLILPSLAVLWALVMATFRSPVICLLASFAGATQLPLAGSVLTLVGGFVGSIRPLATKFILGLGAPAAFAIASFTLLAGVAGLRSAMIYIPKNLNPALENAEPFKIRDFLSNLVVVMLVGGAIGLGMRLLMGDVLPRSLKTDITRLTGLSFEVLMGSALITQALLAVGTGQISKFIDNKRLMILSLGGIAAGLGLLAGGYGAIASLIAILLILGFLSAVNNGMVAFALTMVPNSLGGLTVGTFFGGLSGAIALFGYLVPKSSEMLSTPNAILLTVIAFLLAGVGIALGERITRRVSFE is encoded by the coding sequence ATGTCGATTACATCACCATCTAATCAAGCTTCTAATCAAATACGTTGGCTGCAAGTGTGGAGTCTCGCCTCAGTGCAGGGCGCAATCTCTCTGACTTGGATTGTTTATAGGGTGTACTTGCCTAAGTTTATTGAGCAAGTTTTTGCTTATCCTCCTAACCAAGCTCAACAATTTGCAGAGTTGCTATTGGTGATAGAAACTGCGATCGCGGTAATTGTGGAGCCATTATTTGGGGGACTATCCGATCGCTGGCAGCGTTGGTATAGTTCACGGATGCCCTTGATTGTGGCAGGGGTAATCGCCTCAACAGCTTTATTTATTGCCCTTCCTGCCTTCGTCGTTTTTGGTGGTTCCAATGAAATTGTCCGATTGATCTTGCCGAGCTTGGCGGTTTTGTGGGCGCTGGTGATGGCAACCTTTCGCAGTCCCGTTATTTGTTTATTAGCAAGCTTTGCGGGAGCTACTCAATTACCGCTTGCAGGTAGTGTTTTAACCTTAGTCGGTGGCTTTGTTGGGTCGATTCGTCCTCTAGCGACTAAATTTATTTTGGGACTCGGCGCACCAGCAGCCTTTGCGATCGCCTCATTCACTCTACTCGCAGGTGTTGCAGGTTTACGCAGCGCGATGATCTATATTCCCAAAAATCTCAATCCTGCTTTAGAAAATGCGGAACCATTCAAGATTAGAGATTTCTTAAGTAATTTAGTGGTCGTGATGCTGGTTGGAGGAGCGATCGGTTTAGGAATGCGCTTGCTAATGGGGGATGTGTTACCCCGCAGTCTCAAAACTGATATTACGAGACTTACAGGCTTATCCTTTGAAGTCTTAATGGGTTCAGCATTAATTACTCAAGCGCTATTGGCAGTTGGTACTGGACAAATCTCTAAATTTATCGATAACAAACGTCTAATGATCTTAAGTTTAGGAGGAATTGCGGCGGGATTAGGTTTGCTAGCAGGTGGCTATGGCGCGATCGCTTCACTAATCGCTATTTTGCTGATCTTAGGATTCCTCAGTGCTGTAAATAATGGCATGGTTGCCTTTGCACTAACGATGGTTCCTAATTCTCTCGGCGGCTTAACTGTCGGTACATTCTTTGGCGGATTGTCAGGCGCGATCGCCTTATTTGGCTATCTCGTTCCTAAATCCTCAGAGATGCTCTCCACCCCAAATGCGATTTTACTAACAGTGATCGCCTTTCTCCTTGCAGGTGTCGGTATTGCGTTAGGTGAGCGCATTACTCGCAGAGTTAGTTTTGAGTAA
- a CDS encoding pentapeptide repeat-containing protein, with product MKSTAFNHSVIGIASTLIASVMTIGMTSSVQAQNAEHLQSLLQYHTCQRCELSGITANEVDLRESFLDVADLRKSSLSGAILAFSTMYYADFRSADLSNSDLRNTFLINSDLVQANLSGANARNSRWKYIDLTEANLQNANLIDIELVYAKLNRANLSNASLRNASLYGADLTGANLKGADLYRADLTNANITNVDLSQTNLCRATLPDGTTSMQGCILQK from the coding sequence ATGAAGTCAACAGCTTTTAATCATTCTGTGATTGGGATCGCTAGCACCCTGATTGCTAGTGTGATGACCATTGGTATGACATCGAGCGTACAAGCGCAAAATGCCGAGCATCTCCAGTCTTTATTGCAATATCATACTTGCCAACGCTGTGAACTGAGTGGCATTACAGCAAATGAGGTTGATCTGCGTGAATCTTTTCTTGACGTTGCTGATCTGCGAAAAAGCTCACTTTCTGGTGCAATTTTAGCTTTTAGCACGATGTATTATGCAGATTTTCGGAGCGCCGATCTCAGCAATTCTGACCTGCGAAATACCTTTTTGATTAATAGCGATTTGGTTCAAGCCAATCTATCGGGTGCAAATGCTCGGAATAGTCGCTGGAAATATATTGATCTGACAGAAGCCAACTTGCAAAATGCCAATTTAATCGATATTGAACTGGTCTATGCCAAACTCAATCGGGCCAATCTCAGCAATGCATCCTTGCGTAATGCAAGCCTGTATGGTGCAGATCTAACGGGTGCAAATCTAAAGGGAGCAGATCTTTATCGTGCTGACCTTACTAATGCAAATATTACTAACGTTGACCTCAGCCAAACTAATCTTTGTCGTGCAACATTGCCCGATGGTACAACTTCCATGCAGGGTTGTATTCTACAAAAATAA
- a CDS encoding TerC family protein — translation MFEQFLDTNALSFRVEVIPILGVLILLEAILSADNAIALAAIVRSLPDPQQEKWALRYGLIGAFVLRVVLIFTATWVIKYWQFELAGSIYLLWLAGRFFLEKAQEGHDTKHPVRMADKLWQVVALVSLTDLAFSLDSVTAAVAVAEETWLVLIGGVAGIIALRFLAGLFIKWLSEFTHLESAGYLIVLLVGLRLFIKVFSDSLVPPEWLMLSLIGAVFLWGFSKREPLDDLDDIEAISDTKQ, via the coding sequence ATGTTCGAGCAGTTTCTAGATACAAATGCCTTATCCTTTCGGGTTGAAGTCATTCCCATTTTAGGTGTGCTAATTCTGCTAGAGGCAATTCTGTCTGCTGATAATGCGATCGCTCTTGCCGCGATCGTGCGGAGTTTACCAGATCCACAGCAAGAAAAATGGGCACTACGCTATGGCTTGATTGGGGCTTTTGTGTTGCGTGTTGTTTTGATTTTTACAGCAACATGGGTGATTAAATACTGGCAATTTGAACTTGCAGGTTCCATATATCTACTATGGCTAGCGGGGAGATTCTTCTTAGAAAAAGCACAAGAAGGACATGATACTAAGCACCCAGTCCGCATGGCAGATAAGCTATGGCAAGTTGTGGCTCTTGTATCGCTTACGGATTTAGCTTTTTCCCTTGATAGTGTGACAGCAGCCGTTGCTGTAGCTGAGGAAACTTGGTTGGTATTAATTGGTGGGGTGGCAGGAATTATTGCCTTGCGCTTTTTAGCAGGACTCTTTATCAAGTGGTTGTCTGAATTTACGCATCTAGAATCAGCGGGTTATCTAATTGTTTTGCTTGTAGGATTGCGCCTATTTATTAAGGTGTTTTCTGATAGCCTAGTTCCTCCTGAATGGTTGATGCTCTCATTGATTGGCGCAGTTTTTCTCTGGGGATTCTCTAAACGTGAACCGTTAGATGATTTAGATGACATTGAAGCGATCTCTGATACAAAACAGTAA
- the gcvH gene encoding glycine cleavage system protein GcvH — protein sequence MFEYPEDLKYTNSHEYIRLENNVATVGITAFAIDQLGDIVFLDLPEVGTKVKKGQTFGTIESVKAVEDIYSPVTGTVVETNTTLVDAPENVTIDPYGASWLLKVDIEDQSELDDTLSANSYREQVEGK from the coding sequence ATGTTTGAATATCCTGAAGACCTAAAATATACCAACTCCCACGAATACATTCGTCTCGAAAACAATGTTGCCACAGTAGGTATTACCGCTTTTGCGATCGATCAGTTAGGCGATATCGTATTTCTCGATCTTCCTGAAGTGGGAACAAAGGTAAAAAAAGGTCAAACCTTCGGCACAATTGAATCAGTCAAGGCTGTGGAAGATATCTATTCACCTGTGACAGGTACTGTGGTTGAGACAAATACTACATTAGTTGATGCGCCTGAGAATGTTACGATAGATCCCTATGGTGCATCATGGCTACTCAAAGTGGATATTGAGGATCAAAGCGAACTTGACGATACCCTTTCTGCCAACAGCTATCGTGAACAAGTAGAAGGAAAGTAA
- a CDS encoding MAPEG family protein: MDIKTFVFPAITTIGALLVYFGLGIGVGVARVKYKISPPQTTGNVDFERVYRAHQNTLEQIVIFLPSLWLFSIYVNPNWGAILGTVWIVGRILYAWGYYVEASKRAPGTVIASLATLALLFSTLFNLLRGLLFAN; this comes from the coding sequence ATGGATATCAAAACATTCGTATTTCCTGCGATCACCACCATCGGCGCATTACTTGTTTATTTTGGCTTAGGCATTGGCGTTGGTGTGGCTCGTGTTAAATACAAAATTTCACCACCACAAACCACAGGCAATGTAGACTTCGAGCGAGTTTATCGTGCCCACCAAAATACCCTTGAGCAAATTGTCATCTTTTTGCCATCCCTATGGCTATTCAGTATCTATGTCAATCCCAACTGGGGGGCAATTTTAGGTACTGTTTGGATAGTGGGGCGAATTCTTTATGCTTGGGGGTATTACGTTGAAGCCAGTAAACGCGCCCCCGGAACTGTGATCGCCTCTTTAGCTACCCTTGCCTTGCTCTTTAGCACACTCTTTAATCTGTTACGCGGATTGCTGTTTGCTAATTAG